Proteins from a single region of Deinococcus aquaedulcis:
- a CDS encoding ATP-binding protein — protein MTLDATDAISPLGVLPPPGPTCIHLPLNVTPQELARYAVGLANARGGTVLVGVDVVEQPQPPERDAGELHPLMVTHAIFELSGGRLTVNVQHHRLPGGLKVLAVFVPHAPYVLAAPDGSVIAWDGAHLVPVTPSAAEPVAAPDYTATVPPDASLADLDPAEVARLRSLGRRLSASALPDLDFLRELGLLLPSGGALRPTLAAILLAGTPAALRAHVPQAEVCFYHHATLDPEFQFREDLLRPIPALLTRLAELIQARNRFTPVQVGLFRIEVWDQDEVVYREALLNALTHRDYTLRDAVHVHYFPDRLEIMNPGGLPGGITPGNILRHQPKRRNPLLAEVLSRLGLVERAGVGVDKMYSLMLRHGKEPPEFTPYPDAVTLALHSPGFDAEFVRFVAKKQEEMQTLSLDMLIVLSLLAREGEATRAHLARALQLPEDRTPRLLRGMEEHGLIARAGVGRGIAYVLGEEVRVALGHERTVLPAAQPETPTPAPVAPAPTRPAPATARPRPERDPGAPNSAEVRAAALTLAREQGRVRNVDLRAACGLNTQQAWRVLRRLVQDGLLRKLGTGTRDAAYELTQGAGQPA, from the coding sequence GTGACGCTGGACGCGACGGACGCCATCTCGCCGCTGGGGGTGCTGCCCCCACCGGGGCCGACGTGCATTCACCTGCCGCTGAACGTGACCCCCCAGGAGCTTGCCCGCTACGCCGTGGGGCTGGCCAATGCGCGCGGCGGCACCGTGCTGGTGGGCGTGGATGTGGTGGAGCAGCCCCAGCCCCCTGAGCGCGACGCCGGAGAACTGCATCCCCTGATGGTCACCCACGCCATCTTCGAGCTGTCAGGCGGGCGCCTGACGGTGAATGTGCAGCACCACCGCCTGCCCGGTGGCCTGAAAGTGCTGGCGGTGTTCGTGCCGCACGCGCCCTATGTGCTGGCGGCGCCCGACGGCTCGGTGATCGCCTGGGACGGGGCGCATCTGGTGCCGGTCACGCCCTCGGCCGCCGAGCCGGTGGCGGCCCCCGACTACACGGCCACCGTTCCCCCCGACGCCTCGCTGGCCGACCTGGACCCCGCCGAGGTGGCGCGCCTGCGCAGCCTGGGCCGGCGCCTGAGCGCCTCGGCACTGCCGGACCTGGATTTTCTGCGCGAACTGGGCCTGCTGCTGCCCAGCGGCGGGGCGCTACGGCCCACGCTGGCGGCCATTCTGCTGGCCGGCACCCCGGCGGCCCTGCGCGCGCACGTCCCACAGGCCGAGGTGTGCTTTTACCACCACGCCACCCTGGACCCCGAATTTCAGTTCCGCGAGGACCTGCTGCGCCCCATTCCCGCGCTGCTGACCCGGCTGGCCGAACTCATTCAGGCCCGCAACCGCTTTACCCCGGTGCAGGTGGGCCTCTTCCGCATCGAGGTCTGGGACCAGGACGAGGTGGTGTACCGCGAGGCGCTGCTCAATGCCCTGACCCACCGCGATTACACCCTGCGCGACGCCGTGCACGTGCATTACTTCCCCGACCGCCTGGAAATCATGAACCCGGGGGGCCTCCCCGGCGGGATTACTCCGGGGAACATCCTGCGCCACCAGCCCAAGCGGCGCAATCCGCTGCTGGCCGAGGTGCTTTCGCGCCTGGGGCTGGTGGAACGCGCGGGCGTGGGCGTGGACAAGATGTATTCGCTGATGCTGCGCCACGGCAAGGAACCGCCGGAGTTCACCCCCTACCCCGACGCCGTGACACTGGCCCTGCACAGCCCCGGCTTTGACGCCGAGTTCGTGCGCTTTGTGGCCAAGAAGCAAGAGGAGATGCAGACCCTCTCGCTGGACATGCTGATCGTGCTGTCGCTGCTGGCGCGCGAGGGCGAGGCCACCCGCGCCCACCTCGCCCGCGCGCTGCAACTGCCCGAAGACCGCACGCCCCGGCTGCTGCGCGGCATGGAGGAGCACGGCCTGATTGCCCGCGCGGGCGTAGGGCGCGGCATTGCCTACGTGCTGGGCGAGGAGGTGCGCGTGGCCCTGGGTCACGAGCGCACCGTGCTGCCGGCCGCCCAGCCAGAGACGCCGACCCCCGCGCCGGTGGCCCCTGCCCCAACCCGGCCGGCGCCAGCCACTGCCCGCCCCCGCCCCGAGCGTGACCCCGGCGCTCCCAACTCGGCCGAAGTGCGCGCCGCCGCCTTGACCCTGGCGCGCGAACAGGGCCGGGTGCGCAACGTGGACCTGCGCGCGGCGTGTGGCCTGAACACCCAGCAGGCATGGCGGGTGCTGCGCCGCCTGGTGCAGGACGGCCTGCTGCGCAAACTGGGCACCGGCACACGCGACGCCGCCTACGAACTGACCCAGGGTGCCGGCCAGCCGGCCTAA
- a CDS encoding DUF3293 domain-containing protein, which yields MITAYNPGAQPQSHADNVAAHARLREQAAPWAPLETVNGSGPHAEPSLLLRGVPLHEAAALGRAAGQVAIVWGVGHRAALVWLQGERMQLERHWLSPVNGA from the coding sequence ATGATCACCGCATACAACCCGGGCGCGCAGCCGCAGAGCCACGCCGACAACGTGGCGGCCCACGCCCGCTTGCGTGAGCAGGCCGCCCCCTGGGCTCCGCTGGAGACGGTGAATGGCAGCGGCCCCCACGCTGAACCCAGCCTGCTGCTGCGCGGCGTGCCCCTGCACGAGGCCGCTGCATTGGGCCGGGCCGCCGGGCAGGTCGCCATCGTGTGGGGCGTGGGCCACCGCGCCGCCCTGGTGTGGCTGCAGGGCGAGAGGATGCAGCTTGAGCGGCACTGGCTAAGCCCTGTCAACGGGGCATAG
- the truD gene encoding tRNA pseudouridine(13) synthase TruD has product MSLVFDWSALRALTMDEGTGGTLRQHPEDFRVEELPAYPLSGEGDHLFIQVEKRGHTTAHVLRELGTQLGVKDRDIGVAGLKDRHAVTTQWLSLPARYEARLGQFALSGVEVVQVTRHTNKLGLGHLRGNRFVVRVRGAPGQAEQAARLLAQLQLGGVPNYFGPQRFGLGGLNAEEGLRVVRGESRVRDPRVRRFLTTALQSVVFNAFVSLRLEHGVFDALLRGDMAKKHDTGGVFQVEDAATESPRAARGEVSATGTLFGKKVRPLSAEAGELEQQALAALGLSPEMFHSRKGDRRLTRVFVEDASVQPQPDGYTLAFTLPRGSFATSVLREIMKTQVDTPDTEAAEIEASDPGDTEREEGVSA; this is encoded by the coding sequence GTGAGTCTGGTGTTTGACTGGTCGGCGCTGCGCGCCCTGACAATGGATGAGGGCACGGGCGGCACCCTGCGGCAACACCCCGAAGACTTCCGGGTGGAAGAACTGCCCGCCTACCCCCTGTCCGGCGAGGGCGACCACCTGTTTATTCAGGTGGAAAAGCGCGGCCATACCACGGCCCACGTGCTGCGCGAACTGGGCACGCAACTGGGGGTCAAGGACCGCGACATCGGCGTGGCGGGGCTTAAGGACCGCCACGCGGTGACCACCCAGTGGCTCAGCCTTCCGGCACGCTACGAAGCCCGGCTGGGCCAGTTTGCCCTGAGCGGCGTGGAGGTCGTGCAGGTCACGCGCCATACGAACAAGCTGGGGCTGGGCCACCTGCGGGGCAACCGCTTTGTGGTGCGGGTGCGCGGCGCCCCTGGCCAGGCAGAGCAGGCCGCGCGCCTGCTGGCACAGTTGCAGCTCGGCGGCGTCCCCAACTACTTTGGCCCGCAGCGGTTCGGGCTGGGGGGCCTGAATGCCGAAGAGGGCCTGCGCGTGGTGCGCGGCGAATCGCGCGTGCGTGACCCCCGGGTGCGGCGCTTTCTGACTACCGCCCTGCAGAGCGTGGTGTTCAACGCGTTTGTCAGCCTGCGCCTGGAGCATGGGGTCTTCGACGCCCTGCTGCGAGGCGACATGGCCAAGAAGCACGACACGGGCGGCGTGTTTCAGGTCGAGGACGCCGCCACCGAGTCCCCGCGCGCCGCCCGGGGTGAGGTCAGCGCGACCGGCACGCTGTTTGGCAAAAAGGTGCGCCCCCTGAGCGCCGAGGCCGGTGAGCTGGAACAGCAGGCCCTGGCCGCCCTGGGCCTGAGCCCCGAGATGTTTCATTCCCGCAAGGGCGATCGCCGCCTGACCCGGGTGTTTGTCGAAGATGCCAGCGTGCAGCCCCAACCCGACGGCTACACCCTGGCCTTTACCCTGCCGCGCGGCAGTTTTGCCACCAGCGTGCTGCGCGAAATCATGAAAACCCAGGTGGACACCCCGGACACGGAAGCTGCAGAAATAGAGGCTTCAGACCCCGGGGACACCGAACGCGAAGAAGGAGTGAGCGCATGA
- a CDS encoding MogA/MoaB family molybdenum cofactor biosynthesis protein, with translation MTQPRGPQAPATPDTGAASHRQRAPRAVRVAVLTISDTRTPDTDESGAYLRAELQAAGHELVAYRVVRDDAVDIRSALVAFTREATVVLCSGGTGITGRDVTVPVVESLITKPIPGFGELFRMLSYQQVGGAAMLSRAVAGLVRGAVVFAMPGSLNAVKTAWEGILRDEIGHLAYEIERQAQPGVLPGAPLTTPSPLPPAPGAGGGSATGIGRHRKGGRDE, from the coding sequence ATGACCCAGCCTCGCGGCCCGCAAGCGCCTGCCACCCCCGACACCGGCGCCGCCAGCCACCGCCAGCGCGCGCCCCGGGCCGTGCGGGTGGCGGTGCTGACGATCAGCGACACCCGCACCCCCGACACCGACGAAAGCGGCGCCTACCTGCGCGCCGAACTGCAGGCCGCCGGGCACGAACTCGTGGCCTACCGCGTGGTGCGCGACGACGCCGTGGACATCCGCTCGGCACTGGTGGCCTTTACCCGCGAGGCCACGGTGGTGCTGTGCTCTGGCGGCACCGGCATCACCGGGCGCGACGTGACGGTGCCCGTGGTCGAGAGCCTGATCACCAAGCCCATTCCCGGCTTCGGGGAACTGTTTCGCATGCTCAGCTATCAGCAGGTGGGCGGCGCGGCCATGCTATCGCGGGCCGTGGCCGGGCTGGTGCGCGGCGCGGTGGTGTTTGCCATGCCCGGTAGCCTCAATGCGGTCAAAACCGCCTGGGAAGGCATTCTGCGGGACGAAATCGGGCACCTCGCCTACGAGATCGAGCGGCAGGCCCAGCCCGGGGTACTGCCGGGGGCGCCGCTGACCACGCCTTCGCCGCTGCCCCCCGCCCCGGGCGCGGGCGGCGGCAGCGCCACCGGCATCGGGCGCCACCGCAAGGGCGGCCGTGACGAGTGA
- a CDS encoding DUF721 domain-containing protein, whose product MTRGRRLSGPLRLGDLMGATLGTARLTRGIQRARAILLWPQAVGPEIARLTRPRTQQGSTLFIEVRDSATAHHLSMQRHHFLRALNALLGEGSTPLTEIRFSVGTVREAPAPVTPPPLPAPDRARARQLAQGVSDDLKPAVLRAAEAITRARKWREEQGWRPCPVCGEASKEQPCRACTLTLADPNVKRAARTLLRAPERLDSLREVLGNSGVHAARYLALEQLSSQLDLLALECVRSGQDNGYRDFLEQQAQVYLALLLRRPRGALRRSDRAALPEAARNVLNAGPS is encoded by the coding sequence ATGACCCGGGGCCGACGCCTGAGCGGCCCGCTGCGCCTGGGCGACCTGATGGGCGCCACCCTGGGCACCGCCCGCCTGACCCGGGGCATTCAGCGCGCGCGCGCCATCTTGCTGTGGCCGCAGGCGGTGGGGCCGGAAATCGCCCGCCTCACCCGGCCGCGCACCCAGCAGGGGAGCACCCTGTTCATAGAGGTGCGAGACAGCGCCACCGCCCACCACCTCAGCATGCAGCGTCACCATTTTCTGCGGGCGCTGAACGCCCTGCTGGGCGAGGGCAGCACCCCACTGACCGAGATCCGCTTCAGCGTGGGCACCGTACGCGAGGCCCCCGCGCCGGTCACGCCGCCGCCGCTGCCCGCCCCAGACCGCGCGCGGGCCCGGCAACTGGCCCAGGGCGTCAGCGACGACCTGAAACCCGCCGTGCTGCGCGCCGCCGAGGCCATCACCCGGGCCCGCAAGTGGCGCGAGGAACAGGGCTGGCGCCCCTGCCCGGTGTGCGGCGAGGCCAGCAAGGAGCAGCCCTGCCGCGCCTGCACCCTCACCCTGGCTGACCCCAACGTGAAGCGCGCCGCCCGCACGCTGCTGCGCGCCCCGGAGCGGCTGGACAGTCTGCGTGAGGTGCTGGGCAACAGTGGCGTTCATGCGGCGCGGTATCTGGCCCTGGAGCAGCTGAGCAGCCAGCTGGACTTGCTGGCGCTGGAATGCGTGCGCAGCGGCCAGGACAACGGCTACCGCGACTTTCTGGAGCAGCAGGCGCAGGTGTATCTAGCCCTGCTGCTGCGCCGCCCCCGGGGTGCGCTGCGCCGCAGCGACCGCGCCGCCTTGCCCGAAGCCGCACGCAACGTGCTGAACGCCGGACCCAGCTGA
- the recF gene encoding DNA replication/repair protein RecF (All proteins in this family for which functions are known are DNA-binding proteins that assist the filamentation of RecA onto DNA for the initiation of recombination or recombinational repair.), which translates to MRLDSLSTLNYRNLAPCTLRFPAGVTGVFGENGAGKTNLLEAAYLALTGQTDVSRLEQLVQSGETEAYVRADLESGGSLSVQEVGLGRGRRQLKQDGVRVRTGDLPRGSAVWIRPEDSELVFGPPAGRRAYLDSLLSRLSARYAEHLIRYERTVSQRNAALRGGEAWAMHVWDDALVRLGTEIMRVRRRALVRLNELAAEANAGLGSHKPLTLSLQESTTPETYAADLAARQSEELARGSTVTGPHRDDLLLTLGDFPASEYASRGEGRTVALALRRAELELLAERYGERPVLLIDDFSAELDPGRRAFLLDLASSVPQAIVTGTERAPGAVLTLRAHAGRFTPEGADTGTAAGADAMPAQSPVAEVGT; encoded by the coding sequence GTGCGTCTGGACTCGCTCTCCACCCTGAACTACCGGAACCTCGCCCCCTGTACCCTCCGCTTTCCGGCCGGGGTCACGGGCGTGTTCGGGGAAAATGGCGCGGGCAAGACCAACCTGCTGGAAGCCGCCTACCTCGCCCTGACCGGCCAGACCGATGTGAGCCGCCTGGAACAGCTGGTGCAGTCCGGCGAAACCGAGGCCTACGTGCGCGCCGACCTAGAGTCGGGGGGCAGCCTGAGTGTGCAGGAGGTGGGCCTGGGGCGCGGGCGGCGGCAGCTGAAGCAGGACGGGGTGCGGGTGCGCACAGGCGACCTGCCCCGGGGCAGCGCCGTGTGGATTCGCCCCGAAGACAGCGAACTGGTGTTTGGGCCCCCGGCGGGGCGCCGCGCCTATCTGGATTCGCTGCTGTCTCGCCTGAGCGCGCGCTATGCCGAGCACCTGATCCGTTACGAACGCACGGTCTCGCAGCGCAACGCGGCGCTGCGCGGCGGCGAGGCCTGGGCCATGCACGTGTGGGACGACGCACTGGTGCGCCTGGGCACCGAGATCATGCGGGTGCGCCGCCGGGCCCTGGTGCGCCTGAACGAACTGGCCGCCGAGGCCAACGCGGGCCTGGGCAGCCACAAACCCCTGACCCTGAGCTTGCAGGAATCCACCACCCCCGAGACCTACGCCGCCGACCTGGCCGCCCGCCAGAGCGAGGAACTGGCACGCGGCTCCACCGTCACCGGGCCCCACCGCGACGACCTGCTGCTGACCCTGGGCGATTTTCCGGCCAGCGAATATGCCAGCCGGGGCGAGGGCCGCACCGTGGCCCTGGCCCTGCGCCGGGCCGAACTGGAACTGCTGGCCGAGCGCTACGGCGAGCGGCCGGTGCTGCTGATTGACGACTTTTCGGCCGAACTGGACCCCGGGCGGCGGGCCTTTTTGCTGGACCTCGCCTCCAGCGTGCCGCAGGCCATCGTGACCGGCACCGAGCGGGCGCCGGGCGCGGTGCTGACCCTGCGCGCCCACGCCGGACGCTTTACCCCCGAGGGGGCCGACACCGGGACCGCAGCCGGGGCCGACGCCATGCCCGCGCAGTCCCCCGTGGCCGAGGTGGGCACATGA
- a CDS encoding PaaI family thioesterase: MAQPAPLPTPEALNALGEGHLPGLIGIRFTQVGRERLRSELTVRPELLAPNGFLHAASVVALADTTCGYGTRLLLPEGASGFTTIELKSNHLGTARSGRVTCEARNVHAGRTTQVWDAKVHDEAGKLMALFRCTQAVLYPR; encoded by the coding sequence ATGGCTCAGCCTGCCCCCCTGCCCACCCCCGAGGCCCTGAACGCCCTGGGCGAAGGCCACCTGCCCGGCCTGATCGGCATTCGCTTTACCCAGGTCGGCCGCGAGCGGCTGCGCAGCGAACTGACGGTGCGCCCCGAACTGCTGGCCCCCAACGGCTTTCTGCACGCCGCCAGCGTGGTGGCCCTGGCCGACACCACCTGCGGCTACGGCACCCGCCTGCTGCTGCCAGAGGGGGCCAGCGGCTTTACCACCATTGAACTGAAAAGCAACCACCTGGGCACCGCCCGTTCGGGCCGGGTGACCTGCGAGGCGCGCAATGTCCACGCCGGCCGCACCACCCAGGTCTGGGACGCCAAGGTGCACGATGAGGCCGGCAAGTTGATGGCGCTCTTCCGCTGCACGCAGGCCGTGCTGTACCCCCGCTAG
- the aat gene encoding leucyl/phenylalanyl-tRNA--protein transferase gives MPTAEPWLRSPDPLTREVARAYAEGAFLMDNGDGLQFYTVENRALVPLTEDAGLHVPRRLGREFKHFELKVNTAFPEVLAGCRGELPGSPPRDGQWISEELAAIYQHLHAAGLAHSFEAWRGGALAGGVLGLALGGAFIAESKFHRQTNGSKAALIGLARHLHARGFALLDAQILTPHLETLGVKEVGGRAYRAQLKAALALDVTLTDGEAVP, from the coding sequence GTGCCCACCGCCGAGCCCTGGCTGCGCAGCCCCGATCCCCTGACGCGCGAGGTGGCGCGCGCCTACGCCGAGGGCGCCTTTTTAATGGACAACGGCGACGGGCTGCAGTTTTACACCGTGGAGAACCGCGCCCTGGTGCCCCTGACCGAAGACGCGGGCCTGCATGTCCCCCGGCGCCTGGGGCGCGAGTTCAAACACTTTGAGCTGAAGGTGAACACTGCGTTCCCCGAGGTGCTGGCCGGCTGCCGGGGCGAGTTGCCGGGCAGCCCCCCGCGCGACGGCCAGTGGATCAGCGAGGAACTGGCGGCCATTTACCAGCACCTGCATGCTGCGGGCCTCGCCCATTCCTTTGAGGCGTGGCGCGGCGGCGCACTGGCCGGCGGCGTGCTGGGGCTGGCGCTGGGCGGCGCCTTTATCGCCGAGAGCAAGTTTCACCGTCAGACAAACGGCAGCAAAGCGGCGCTGATCGGCCTGGCGCGGCATCTGCATGCCCGTGGCTTTGCCCTGCTGGACGCCCAGATTCTGACCCCCCACCTGGAGACCCTGGGGGTGAAGGAGGTGGGCGGCCGGGCGTACCGCGCCCAGCTAAAGGCGGCACTGGCGCTGGATGTGACGTTGACAGACGGGGAAGCCGTGCCGTGA
- a CDS encoding PAS domain-containing sensor histidine kinase, with translation MTQLNEQSTVSRLAALVQGVVWEADPQTKRATFVSPWVETLLGFTPHEWLNTPGLWVQRLHPEDRERVLASHAGSLATGEPTSVEYRFLAADDRTVWVRDLVTPLMDGGRVVALGGVMLDITAERAQQDALTAALARFEKVFQASPMGMALVTPSCGEIQQTNAAFGAVVGAPLNTVFPATAPEGDALWPHPAQARTLQAALQAGAAVHDIHAQWRRADGEVRDVLLSAESLDPDAGVALLMVRDVTARFQAEARLRASERRFRALVQRSSDLLTVISPSGKVRYASPAMQAVLGHDEEEALGEQVLNYMHPDEHEAIRAEFAKAVFGGPGATSRLTSRFRRSDGQYRWLEWVATNLLDDPDIQGMVMNSRDVTDWVQSEQALKESRRTFEVLFEASPDAVTLVDFSGDMPIVQCNEVAAQNRGYVREELIGQSTYVSLPNGEALLADPVANETFRQRVRESGRLRFEAEHLRRDGSIYPVEINLALVTLQGREMLLSIERDISERRAAEAALQASQARLLSSEKLAGLGRLTAGLAHEINTPLAATLNELHEATRLAQEYRDSVGHPEVTDDDHREIARELNTSIDAAQRNLTRIGDFIRKIRGHTRDTVSQRRTFDAVAGVEDTLTMLAHEARAAKVNLLFERPREGVTLQGEPGRLTQVVTNLVVNAIHACPHGADVTVRFAVREGVRTLEVEDTGSGIPEDVLGRIFEPMFTTKEVGKGTGLGLSIIHDIVTGHFGGDILVDTRLGQGTTFTVTFPGAAGEAETPPAPAEQLGV, from the coding sequence ATGACCCAGCTGAACGAGCAGAGCACGGTCTCGCGCCTCGCCGCGCTGGTGCAGGGCGTGGTGTGGGAAGCCGACCCGCAGACCAAGCGGGCCACCTTCGTGTCGCCCTGGGTGGAAACGCTGCTGGGCTTTACCCCGCACGAGTGGCTGAACACCCCGGGGCTGTGGGTGCAGCGCTTGCACCCCGAGGACCGCGAGCGGGTGCTGGCCTCGCACGCGGGCAGCCTTGCCACGGGCGAACCCACCTCGGTGGAATACCGCTTTCTGGCCGCTGATGACCGCACCGTGTGGGTGCGCGACCTGGTGACGCCGCTGATGGACGGCGGCCGGGTGGTGGCGCTGGGCGGGGTCATGCTGGATATCACCGCCGAGCGGGCGCAGCAGGACGCCCTGACGGCTGCGCTGGCGCGTTTCGAGAAGGTCTTTCAGGCCAGCCCCATGGGCATGGCCCTGGTGACCCCCAGCTGCGGCGAGATTCAGCAGACCAACGCGGCGTTTGGGGCGGTGGTGGGCGCGCCGCTGAATACGGTGTTTCCCGCCACAGCCCCCGAGGGCGACGCGCTGTGGCCGCACCCCGCGCAGGCCCGCACCCTGCAGGCCGCTCTACAGGCGGGCGCAGCGGTGCACGACATTCATGCCCAGTGGCGCCGGGCCGACGGCGAGGTGCGCGACGTGCTGCTCTCGGCCGAGTCGCTGGACCCGGACGCGGGCGTGGCGCTGCTGATGGTGCGCGATGTCACGGCCCGGTTCCAGGCCGAGGCGCGCCTGCGGGCCAGCGAACGGCGCTTCCGGGCGCTGGTGCAGCGCAGCAGCGATCTGCTGACGGTGATCAGCCCCAGCGGCAAGGTGCGCTATGCCAGCCCGGCGATGCAGGCGGTGCTGGGTCACGACGAGGAAGAGGCCCTGGGGGAGCAGGTCCTGAACTACATGCACCCGGACGAACACGAAGCCATTCGCGCCGAGTTCGCCAAGGCGGTGTTCGGCGGCCCGGGCGCGACCTCGCGCCTGACCAGCCGCTTTCGCCGCAGCGACGGCCAGTACCGCTGGCTGGAATGGGTGGCCACCAACCTGCTGGACGACCCGGATATCCAGGGCATGGTGATGAACTCGCGCGACGTGACCGACTGGGTGCAGTCCGAGCAGGCCCTGAAAGAAAGCCGCCGCACTTTCGAGGTGCTGTTCGAGGCCTCGCCGGACGCCGTGACGCTGGTGGACTTCTCCGGCGACATGCCGATTGTGCAGTGCAACGAGGTGGCCGCCCAGAACCGGGGCTATGTCCGCGAAGAACTGATTGGCCAGAGCACCTACGTGTCGCTACCCAACGGCGAGGCACTGCTGGCCGATCCGGTGGCCAACGAGACATTCCGCCAGCGGGTGCGCGAAAGTGGCCGACTGCGCTTTGAAGCCGAGCACCTGCGCCGCGACGGCTCCATCTACCCGGTCGAGATCAACCTCGCGCTGGTGACGCTGCAGGGCCGCGAAATGCTGCTCAGCATAGAGCGCGACATCAGCGAGCGCCGGGCCGCCGAGGCCGCGCTGCAGGCCAGTCAGGCGCGGCTGCTGTCCAGTGAGAAGCTGGCCGGGCTGGGGCGCCTGACCGCCGGCCTGGCCCACGAGATCAACACGCCGCTGGCCGCCACCCTGAACGAACTGCACGAAGCCACGCGGCTGGCCCAGGAATACCGGGATTCGGTGGGCCACCCCGAGGTGACCGATGACGACCACCGCGAGATTGCGCGCGAACTGAACACCAGCATTGACGCCGCGCAGCGCAACCTGACCCGGATTGGCGACTTTATCCGCAAGATCCGTGGCCACACCCGCGACACCGTCTCGCAGCGCCGCACCTTTGACGCTGTGGCGGGCGTGGAAGACACCCTGACCATGCTGGCCCACGAGGCCCGCGCCGCCAAGGTGAACCTGCTGTTCGAGCGCCCCCGCGAAGGCGTGACCCTGCAGGGCGAGCCGGGCCGCCTGACCCAGGTGGTAACCAATCTGGTGGTGAATGCCATTCACGCCTGCCCGCACGGCGCCGACGTGACGGTGCGGTTTGCCGTGCGGGAAGGCGTGCGCACCCTGGAGGTTGAAGACACCGGCAGCGGCATTCCCGAAGACGTGCTGGGGCGCATTTTCGAGCCCATGTTCACCACCAAGGAGGTGGGCAAGGGCACGGGTCTGGGCCTGTCGATCATCCACGACATCGTGACCGGGCACTTTGGCGGCGACATTCTGGTGGACACCCGGCTGGGCCAGGGCACCACCTTCACCGTGACCTTCCCCGGGGCTGCCGGCGAGGCCGAGACGCCGCCCGCACCGGCAGAACAGCTGGGTGTCTAA